In the Manis javanica isolate MJ-LG chromosome 12, MJ_LKY, whole genome shotgun sequence genome, one interval contains:
- the ZNF703 gene encoding zinc finger protein 703, with product MSDSPAGSNPRTPESSGSGGGGKRTAVPAAVSLLPPADPLRQANRLPIRVLKMLSAHTGHLLHPEYLQPLSSTPVSPIELDAKKSPLALLAQTCSQIGKPDPPPSSKLNAVAAAAAAANGLGAEKDPGRAASASAALKQLGDSPAEDKSSFKPYSKGAGGGDARKDSGPSSVSSTASSSSLSPGDKSGFRVPSAACTPFPPHGAPVSAASSSSSPGGSRGGSPHHSDCKNGGGELDKKDQEPKPSPEAATMSRGGSGEPGAHGGGVEAGASGRKSEPPSALVGAGHVAPVSPYKPGHSVFPLPPTSIGYHGSIVGAYAGYPSQFVPGLDPSKSGLVGGQLSGGLGLPPGKPPSSSPLTGASPPSFLQGLCRDPYCLGGYHSASHLGGSSCSTCSAHDPAGPSLKAGGYPLVYPGHPLQPAALSSSAAQAALPGHPLYTYGFMLQNEPLPHSCNWVAASGPCDKRFATSEELLSHLRTHTALPGAEKLLATYPGASGLGSAAAAAAAAASCHLHLPPPTAPGSPGSLSLRSPHTLGLSRYHPYGKSHLSTAGGLAMPSLPTAGPYYSPYALYGQRLASASALGYQ from the exons ATGAGCGATTCGCCCGCTGGATCTAACCCAAGGACACCCGAAAgcagcggcagcggcggcggcgggaaGAGGACGGCGGTGCCGGCGGCGGTGTCCCTCTTGCCCCCGGCGGATCCCCTGCGCCAGGCGAACCGGCTCCCTATCAGGGTCCTGAAGATGCTGAGCGCTCACACCGGCCACCTCCTGCACCCGGAGTACCTGCAGCCGCTGTCCTCCACTCCCGTCAGCCCCATTGAG CTGGACGCCAAGAAGAGCCCTTTGGCGCTGCTGGCCCAGACTTGCTCGCAGATCGGCAAACCGGACCCGCCGCCCTCGTCCAAGCTCAacgcggtggcggcggcggcggcggcggccaaCGGGCTGGGAGCGGAGAAGGACCCCGGCCGCGCCGCCTCCGCGTCTGCGGCCCTCAAGCAGCTGGGGGACTCCCCTGCCGAGGACAAGTCCAGCTTCAAGCCCTACTCCAAGGGGGCCGGCGGCGGCGACGCCCGCAAGGACAGTGGCCCCTCCTCCGTGTCCTCCacggcctcctcctcctccttgtcccCGGGAGACAAGTCGGGCTTCAGAGTCCCCAGCGCCGCCTGCACACCCTTTCCCCCGCATGGGGCGCCGGTCTCCGCGGCGTCGTCCTCGTCGTCGCCCGGTGGCTCTCGGGGCGGCTCCCCGCACCACTCTGACTGCAAGAATGGCGGCGGGGAGCTGGACAAGAAGGACCAGGAGCCCAAGCCCAGCCCGGAGGCTGCAACCATGAGCCGCGGCGGCAGTGGGGAGCCCGGCGCCCACGGCGGCGGTGTCGAGGCCGGGGCCTCCGGGCGCAAGTCCGAGCCGCCCTCCGCGCTGGTGGGGGCGGGCCACGTGGCGCCCGTGTCACCCTACAAACCGGGCCACTCGGTATTCCCGCTGCCCCCCACCAGCATCGGCTACCACGGCTCCATCGTGGGCGCCTACGCCGGCTACCCGTCCCAGTTCGTGCCTGGCCTGGATCCTAGCAAGTCTGGCCTTGTGGGAGGCCAGCTTTCGGGGGGCCTGGGCCTGCCACCTGGCAAGCCCCCCAGCTCCAGCCCGCTCACGGGGGCCTCCCCGCCCTCCTTCCTGCAGGGATTATGCCGCGACCCCTACTGCCTGGGAGGTTACCACAGCGCCTCGCACCTCGGCGGCTCCAGCTGCTCCACTTGCAGCGCGCACGACCCGGCCGGGCCCAGCCTGAAGGCGGGGGGCTACCCTCTGGTGTATCCAGGGCACCCGCTGCAGCCCGCCGCGCTCTCGTCCAGCGCTGCCCAGGCCGCACTCCCCGGCCACCCGCTCTACACCTACGGTTTCATGCTGCAGAACGAACCGCTGCCGCACAGCTGCAACTGGGTGGCGGCCAGCGGGCCATGCGACAAGCGCTTCGCCACCTCGGAGGAGCTGCTCAGCCACTTACGGACCCACACAGCCCTGCCGGGTGCGGAGAAACTTCTGGCCACCTATCCTGGGGCTTCGGGCCTGGGCAGCGCAGCTGCAGCTGCCGCGGCCGCCGCCTCCTGCCACCTGCACCTCCCCCCGCCCACCGCCCCGGGCAGCCCCGGGTCGCTGTCATTGCGGAGTCCACACACTTTGGGGCTAAGCCGGTACCACCCCTATGGCAAGAGCCACTTATCCACAGCTGGGGGCTTGGCCATGCCGTCCCTGCCCACAGCCGGACCCTACTACTCACCGTATGCGCTGTACGGACAGAGACTAGCCTCAGCCTCCGCGCTCGGATACCAGTAA